GCTGGTCTCCACGACCTTCTCGAGGTCGCGGTTGGTCACGACGCGCGACGGCACGGACATGCCGGTGCCGGCGAGGATCGCACTGCGAGGCTGCATGGAGATTCCTCCCCCGCCCGCCCGTCGCCGGGTCGGGCTCGAAGAAGGCCGGCCCCGAGGGGGCCGGGCGTCCTCAGACGGCCGGCGGCTCGATGACCTCGCGGCCCTTGTATTGACCGCAGTGCGGGCAAACGCGGTGGGGCAGCTTTCGCTCGTTACAGTTCGGGCACACCGAGGTGCCCGGCTGGCTCAGGGCGTCG
The sequence above is a segment of the Candidatus Polarisedimenticolaceae bacterium genome. Coding sequences within it:
- the rpmF gene encoding 50S ribosomal protein L32 produces the protein MPNPKRRHSKARRDKRRAHDALSQPGTSVCPNCNERKLPHRVCPHCGQYKGREVIEPPAV